Proteins encoded within one genomic window of Panicum virgatum strain AP13 chromosome 1N, P.virgatum_v5, whole genome shotgun sequence:
- the LOC120654117 gene encoding uncharacterized protein LOC120654117, protein MALSRRAWVAAGLAARLLMLAVLAMAVQSRYSNKVRYDFKGAGYDNELQSYTYAVVAAAVGMAGSLLQIPVAVYLLCKSKRMTPSTLILDASTYADIVVTAVLASGVGAGFAATGELLYYMEHACSPWKDDATKDLKSYFRKANIATGFLLIGMVLSLCAAVVSVRLRVRASDDVDDA, encoded by the exons ATGGCGCTGTCGAGGAGGGCGtgggtcgccgccggcctcgccgcgcggCTGCTGATGCTCGCCGTCCTGGCCATGGCCGTGCAGTCGAGGTACTCCAACAAGGTCCGCTACGACTTCAAGGGCGCCGGCTACGACAACGAGCTCCAGAGCTACAC gtacgcggtggtggcggcggccgtcgggaTGGCCGGCAGCCTGCTGCAGATCCCCGTCGCCGTGTACCTCCTCTGCAAGAGCAAGCGGATGACGCCCAGCACCCTCATCCTCGACGCCAGCACCTACGCCGACATC GTGGTCACCGCGGTTCTGGccagcggcgtgggcgcggggttcgccgccaccggcgagctCCTGTACTACATGGAGCACGCCTGCTCGCCGTGGAAAGACGACGCGACCAAGGACCTCAAGAGCTACTTCCGCAAGGCGAACATCGCCACCGGCTTCCTCCTCATCGGCATGGTCCTGTCCCtgtgcgccgccgtcgtctccgTCAGGCTCCGGGTCAGGGCGAGCGACGACGTCGACGACGCCTGA